Proteins encoded within one genomic window of Ottowia sp. SB7-C50:
- the soxY gene encoding thiosulfate oxidation carrier protein SoxY encodes MQTRRQTLKQSAVVAGLLAGTGLFPQYALAFNKAAFEAKSLNDALKALGASGAPAASGAVTLTAPDIAENGAVVPLAVASSLPNVKQLVLLVEKNPNALVAVFNVTPEVDANFATRSKMGETSDVYAVAITADGKAHYAKKEVKVTLGGCGG; translated from the coding sequence ATGCAGACCCGTCGTCAAACCCTCAAGCAAAGCGCCGTGGTGGCTGGCCTGCTGGCCGGCACCGGCCTGTTCCCGCAGTACGCGCTGGCCTTCAACAAGGCGGCGTTCGAGGCCAAGAGCCTGAACGACGCGCTGAAGGCGCTGGGCGCCTCTGGCGCGCCGGCGGCCAGTGGCGCGGTCACGCTCACCGCGCCCGACATCGCCGAGAACGGCGCCGTCGTGCCGCTGGCCGTGGCCAGCAGCCTGCCCAACGTCAAGCAGCTGGTGCTGCTGGTCGAAAAGAACCCCAACGCCCTGGTGGCGGTGTTCAACGTCACGCCTGAAGTCGACGCCAACTTCGCCACGCGCTCCAAGATGGGTGAAACCTCCGACGTCTACGCCGTGGCCATCACCGCCGACGGCAAGGCGCATTACGCCAAGAAGGAAGTCAAGGTCACTTTGGGCGGCTGCGGCGGCTGA
- the soxZ gene encoding thiosulfate oxidation carrier complex protein SoxZ — MADPMRIRAQAAGDKATVRVLMSHEMESGQRKDASGKVVPAWHISDVTASLNGKPVFSCEWGPAVSKNPFLQFNVKGAKAGDKISVTWKDNKGDTRTDEATVS; from the coding sequence ATGGCAGACCCGATGCGAATTCGCGCTCAGGCCGCTGGCGACAAGGCCACGGTGCGCGTGTTGATGAGCCACGAAATGGAATCCGGGCAGCGCAAGGACGCGTCCGGCAAGGTGGTGCCGGCGTGGCACATCTCGGACGTGACGGCCAGCCTGAACGGCAAGCCGGTGTTCTCGTGCGAGTGGGGCCCGGCGGTGTCCAAGAACCCGTTCCTGCAGTTCAACGTCAAGGGCGCCAAGGCCGGCGACAAGATCAGCGTCACCTGGAAAGACAACAAGGGCGATACACGCACCGACGAAGCCACGGTGTCGTGA